In the Primulina huaijiensis isolate GDHJ02 unplaced genomic scaffold, ASM1229523v2 scaffold40731, whole genome shotgun sequence genome, one interval contains:
- the LOC140969319 gene encoding probable inactive receptor kinase At2g26730, with translation MKQLILIWACVISLFLSKSAKSDDHEKANQQISDSDGVSTNQVLMFAGYSLIGLAVLFIVLLWLYKRFKTKEEKIDADNKVVAIDEIVIKPSFSTVELKAAGFSKTDVSHASTETAMVSSSLIVLESPEINGPKLEDLLRAPAELLGRGNHGSAYKVACGPQGKSLAVKRIKDWAISSIEFKQRMSRLNQVKHPHVLPAIAFYSSRQEKLLVYEYQQNGSLFRLIHDDGNHRRQQFDWSSRLTAAAAIADALAFMHEELKNEKIPHGNLKSSNILLTNNMEPCISEYGLMLVNQQASDTLQGHEEGGSMIFKADTYAFGVILLELLTGRQVLNNGMDIASWVLAVVREEWTVEVFDKNLVREGASEERMVNMLQVAIKCVNKSAEARPSMNQAALMISMIREDEDKSMDVSELSITRSFIDV, from the exons ATGAAGCAATTAATATTGATCTGGGCTTGCGTTATTTCACTGTTTCTCTCGAAATCGGCGAAATCCGATGATCATGAGAAGGCTAATCAGCAAATATCTGATTCAGATGGTGTTTCTACTAATCAGGTTCTCATGTTCGCAGGCTATTCTCTCATAGGTCTAGCGGTCTTGTTCATCGTGCTTCTTTGGCTATACAAAAGATTCAAGACAAAAGAAGAGAAAATCGACGCAGATAACAAGGTTGTAGCCATTGATGAAATCGTCATCAAGCCCAGTTTCTCCACTGTAGAGTTGAAGGCAGCAGGGTTCAGCAAAACTGATGTCTCCCACGCTTCGACCGAAACTGCCATGGTTTCTTCATCCTTGATAGTTCTCGAGAGCCCGGAGATTAACGGGCCGAAATTGGAAGACCTACTCAGGGCCCCAGCTGAGCTGCTCGGGAGAGGAAACCACGGTAGTGCCTACAAGGTCGCGTGTGGGCCACAGGGGAAGAGCCTAGCTGTGAAGAGGATCAAGGATTGGGCCATATCTAGCATTGAGTTCAAGCAGAGAATGAGCAGGCTGAATCAAGTGAAACATCCTCATGTTTTGCCTGCCATTGCATTCTACAGCTCCAGACAGGAGAAGCTTCTGGTTTACGAGTATCAACAGAATGGGAGCCTTTTCAGGTTAATCCATGACGATG GAAATCACAGAAGGCAACAATTTGATTGGAGCAGCAGGCTTACCGCTGCTGCTGCGATAGCTGATGCATTAGCCTTCATGCATGAAGAACTGAAGAATGAGAAAATCCCACATGGGAATTTGAAATCATCAAACATTTTGCTGACCAACAACATGGAGCCATGCATCAGCGAGTATGGCCTAATGCTTGTAAACCAGCAGGCCAGTGATACCCTTCAAGGCCACGAAGAAGGCGGCTCCATGATCTTCAAGGCAGACACATATGCTTTCGGGGTGATTCTTCTGGAATTGCTGACAGGACGACAGGTTCTGAACAATGGAATGGACATCGCGAGTTGGGTTCTCGCAGTCGTCAGGGAGGAATGGACGGTGGAGGTGTTCGACAAGAACTTGGTACGCGAGGGGGCTAGTGAGGAAAGGATGGTTAACATGCTGCAGGTAGCGATTAAATGTGTTAACAAGTCCGCGGAGGCGAGGCCTAGCATGAACCAAGCGGCGCTAATGATTAGTATGATTAGGGAGGACGAGGATAAATCAATGGACGTTTCTGAGTTATCCATTACAAGGTCGTTCATTGATGTTTAA
- the LOC140969320 gene encoding potassium transporter 8-like: MILRRPVMDIQGWNPNNAKKKESWRAVLTLAYQSLGVVYGDLSTSPLYVYKSTFAEDIKHSESNEEIYGVLSFVFWTLTLIPLLKYVFIVLRADDNGEGGTFALYSLLCRHARVSTLPNGQLADEELYEYRKDGIASGNKGLGLSLKSILEKHKLLQKILLALALIGTCMVIGDGVLTPAISVFSAVSGLELVVSKHHHQYIEVPVACIIMVFLFYLQHYGTHRIGFLFAPIVMTWLFCISAIGVYNIFQWNPNVYQALSPYYMYKFLKKTRKGGWMSLGGILLCITGSEAMFADLGHFSQLSIKIAFSFVVYPSLILAYMGQAAYLSKHHVIESYYRIGFYESVPEKIRWPVLAIAILAAVVGSQAIITGTFSIIKQCSALGCFPRVRIIHTSSKICGQIYIPAINWTLMLLGLAVTIGFRDTKRISNASGLAVITVMLVTTCLMSLVIVLCWNRSVVFAICFIFFFGSIEALYFSASLIKFLEGAWVPVALSFIFLAIMYIWHYGTFKKYEFDLHNKVSIDWLLGLSPKLGIVRVRGIGLIHTELVSGIPAIFSHFVTNLPAFHQVLVLFCVKYVPVPHVRPEERFLVGRIGPKGYRVYRCIARYGYRDSLTDDVEFERDLVCSIAEFIRSEGEECDNPLYKNLENEEKMTVIGTTSTHTSGIKMLENDEKLSDIASVMELGETHSPDIPRKRVRFLVPESPQIDSDARAELRELMEAREAGMAFILGHCYVKAKSGSSLMKRVVINLGYDFLRRNCTSPTYALNLPRASTLEVGMIYLV, from the exons ATGATTCTTAGACGGCCTGTGATGGATATACAAGGCTGGAACCCTAACAATGCTAAAAAG AAAGAATCTTGGAGGGCTGTGCTAACACTAGCTTATCAGAGTTTGGGTGTTGTTTATGGGGATTTAAGCACTTCACCTTTGTATGTATACAAAAGTACTTTTGCGGAGGACATCAAACATTCAGAATCTAATGAGGAAATATATGGGGTTTTGTCTTTCGTGTTCTGGACATTGACTCTGATTCCTCTACTTAAATATGTGTTCATAGTACTCAGAGCTGATGATAATGGTGAAGGTGGGACTTTTGCTTTGTATTCATTGCTGTGCCGTCATGCTAGGGTGAGTACTTTGCCAAATGGGCAGCTTGCTGATGAGGAATTATACGAGTACAGAAAAGATGGAATTGCATCAGGTAATAAAGGTCTTGGCTTAAGCTTGAAATCAATTTTGGAAAAGCATAAATTGCTGCAGAAGATATTGCTCGCTTTGGCTTTGATTGGGACTTGTATGGTGATTGGGGATGGAGTTCTTACACCAGCAATTTCGG TATTTTCTGCTGTGTCCGGATTAGAACTTGTCGTGTCAAAGCATCATCACCAAT ATATCGAAGTCCCTGTTGCTTGTATAATAATGGTTTTCTTATTTTATCTGCAACACTACGGAACCCACCGAATAGGATTTCTGTTTGCCCCAATCGTGATGACTTGGCTATTCTGCATCAGTGCCATCGGAGTGTATAATATATTCCAGTGGAATCCGAATGTTTACCAGGCACTCTCTCCTTACTACATGTATAAATTCTTGAAGAAGACTCGAAAAGGAGGCTGGATGTCCTTGGGTGGGATATTGTTGTGCATAACAG GTTCAGAGGCCATGTTTGCTGATCTTGGACATTTTTCGCAGTTGTCCATCAAG ATAGCTTTTAGCTTTGTGGTTTATCCATCCTTAATCCTTGCTTACATGGGACAAGCGGCATATTTATCCAAACATCATGTAATCGAGAGTTACTACCGAATTGGATTCTATGAATCTGTACCTG AAAAAATTCGATGGCCTGTCCTCGCAATTGCGATACTTGCTGCTGTTGTGGGAAGCCAAGCCATCATCACTGGGACGTTTTCCATCATTAAGCAATGCTCTGCTTTGGGTTGCTTTCCAAGGGTCCGAATAATACACACGTCGTCTAAAATATGTGGGCAGATTTATATTCCTGCTATCAACTGGACTTTAATGCTTCTCGGATTGGCCGTCACCATTGGCTTCAGAGACACAAAACGCATTAGCAACGCATCTG GTTTGGCTGTTATAACTGTTATGTTGGTGACCACATGTCTCATGTCTCTTGTCATCGTCTTGTGCTGGAATAGAAGTGTTGTTTTTGCCATTTGTTTCATATTCTTCTTTGGTTCCATCGAAGCCCTCTACTTCTCTGCTTCTCTAATCAAGTTTCTTGAAGGAGCTTGGGTCCCGGTTGCACTCTCCTTTATCTTTCTAGCAATAATGTACATTTGGCATTACGGGACATTTAAAAAGTATGAGTTTGACCTTCACAACAAAGTTTCCATCGACTGGCTCCTCGGTTTGAGTCCCAAACTTGGGATTGTACGGGTCCGAGGCATTGGCCTCATACATACAGAACTTGTTTCTGGAATTCCAGCTATCTTCTCCCATTTCGTGACTAATCTCCCAGCTTTTCACCAGGTTCTAGTCCTATTCTGTGTAAAATATGTCCCAGTTCCTCATGTGAGACCCGAGGAGAGATTTCTTGTTGGAAGAATCGGGCCCAAAGGGTACAGAGTTTATCGATGCATAGCCCGTTATGGATACCGTGATTCGCTCACGGATGACGTGGAGTTTGAAAGGGATCTTGTTTGTAGCATAGCAGAATTTATCCGTTCCGAGGGGGAAGAGTGTGATAATCCGTTgtacaaaaatcttgaaaatgaaGAGAAGATGACTGTCATTGGGACTACATCAACACATACTAGCGGCATCAAAATGTTGgaaaatgatgaaaaattaTCTGATATAGCCAGCGTTATGGAGCTAGGGGAAACTCATTCACCCGATATTCCAAGGAAAAGGGTAAGATTCCTCGTACCTGAAAGCCCACAAATCGATTCAGACGCCCGAGCAGAGCTACGAGAACTGATGGAAGCGAGAGAGGCGGGGATGGCGTTTATATTAGGCCATTGTTACGTGAAGGCGAAGTCCGGTTCGAGCCTGATGAAGAGGGTGGTGATTAATCTGGGGTATGATTTCTTGAGAAGGAACTGTACATCACCAACGTATGCACTGAATTTGCCTCGTGCATCAACTTTAGAGGTGGGGATGATTTACCTTGTTTAg
- the LOC140969324 gene encoding U-box domain-containing protein 40-like, which produces MGSGKQRWKISFYKSPSTLQLQKKLPETQIQRPFSVPTEFLCPISNSLMADPVIVSSGYTFERNCVHACVSLSFTPTVAGVADFSLLIPNLALKSAILSWCHLHRIDPPKPIDFYSAQKLLRTLMNSEDGGNRNHSIGSIRGADELSRTPSVVSAESSDGRPTTPFPFATRPSCYSSSSSCDNEILTSPALLEEEELMLKLKSSQISDQEEGLASLRKLTRTREDTRIHLCTPRLLSAIKTLIPSKYVALQVNAVAALVNLSLEKQNKVKIVRSGIVPPLIHVLRGGFSESQEHAAGALFSLSLDDKNKTAIGVLGALPPLLHALRSTSERTRHDSALALYHLSLVQSNRVKMIKLGLVMTLLGMVKSGHMPGRVMLVLCSLAASMEGRASMLDEGAVDCFVSLLSRDEFDSVATRDSCLAAFYGLSKGGLRFKGLAKEAGAEKVLEKLEGRGSDRANKKVKRILETLRKRDEVENEEIDWEELLNSEEDVSRTRSRIKDSN; this is translated from the coding sequence ATGGGGAGTGGTAAGCAAAGATGGAAGATTTCGTTTTACAAGTCACCATCAACCTTACAGCTTCAGAAAAAGCTTCCTGAAACTCAAATTCAACGACCCTTTTCAGTTCCTACGGAATTTTTGTGCCCCATCTCAAACTCGTTAATGGCGGACCCTGTAATAGTGTCATCCGGCTACACCTTCGAGCGCAACTGCGTACACGCCTGCGTGTCCCTTTCTTTCACACCCACTGTCGCTGGAGTGGCCGACTTCTCCTTGCTCATTCCCAACCTCGCTCTCAAGTCCGCCATTCTTAGCTGGTGCCACCTCCACCGCATCGACCCGCCAAAACCCATCGACTTTTATTCAGCTCAGAAACTCCTGCGCACGTTGATGAACTCAGAAGATGGTGGAAATAGAAACCATAGCATTGGGTCGATTCGTGGGGCGGATGAATTGAGCCGGACCCCGAGCGTGGTGTCCGCAGAGAGTTCCGACGGCAGGCCGACTACTCCTTTTCCTTTTGCTACCCGTCCCTCTTGTTATTCTTCGTCTTCTTCGTGCGATAATGAAATCTTAACGAGTCCAGCTTTGTTGGAAGAGGAAGAGCTCATGTTGAAGCTAAAAAGCTCTCAAATTTCCGATCAAGAAGAGGGTTTAGCTTCCCTTCGGAAGCTGACTCGAACCCGGGAAGATACTCGGATCCATCTCTGCACTCCAAGACTACTATCCGCTATAAAAACATTAATCCCCTCGAAATATGTAGCTCTGCAAGTGAACGCTGTCGCGGCGCTGGTGAACCTGTCGTTGGAGAAACAAAACAAAGTAAAGATCGTACGTTCAGGAATCGTTCCGCCATTGATCCACGTTCTACGAGGCGGATTTTCAGAGTCGCAGGAGCATGCAGCTGGCGCGCTCTTTAGTTTATCCCTCGATGATAAGAACAAGACCGCCATTGGAGTCTTGGGAGCCCTGCCTCCGCTACTCCACGCACTTCGTTCTACCTCGGAGCGGACTCGGCATGACTCGGCTCTGGCCCTGTATCACCTTTCTCTGGTACAAAGCAATCGGGTCAAAATGATCAAACTCGGGTTGGTTATGACACTGTTAGGGATGGTGAAATCGGGTCATATGCCGGGTCGGGTTATGTTGGTTTTATGTAGCTTAGCTGCCAGCATGGAAGGGAGGGCTTCAATGCTGGATGAGGGTGCAGTGGACTGCTTCGTGAGTCTGCTGAGTCGTGACGAATTTGACTCGGTAGCGACTCGGGATAGCTGCTTGGCTGCGTTTTACGGGCTGAGTAAAGGTGGATTGAGGTTCAAGGGGTTAGCAAAGGAGGCGGGGGCGGAGAAAGTGCTAGAGAAGCTGGAGGGAAGGGGTAGTGATCGTGCTAACAAGAAAGTGAAGAGGATATTGGAGACCTTGAGGAAGAGAGACGAGGTAGAAAATGAGGAGATCGACTGGGAAGAGTTGCTGAACTCGGAGGAGGATGTTAGTCGGACACGGAGTCGAATCAAGGATTCGAATTAA
- the LOC140969323 gene encoding xyloglucan glycosyltransferase 4-like → MAPSSLVVTLEKPENISLIELNDAAAVSIFKEKQKAASPKQFTWVLYLKANRVLACIPWLAVGLCSVFWSVKRRIASSDPNEEDPRHRGRRLYRFIKVFLAISVAALLVESFAYFNKWDLRKVNPLEVQNLVQLCFVAWLRIRADYVAPLVVTVSKFCIVLFIIQSVDRIVQCLGCFWIKYKNLKPVLEGEPFDIEDGASFPMVLVQIPMCNEKEVFDQSIAAACQLDWPKDRFLVQVLDDSDDELLQHLIRQEVSSWKEKGVNIVYRHRFVRTGYKAGNLKSAMACEYVKNYEFVTIFDADFQPNPDFLKLTIPHFKGKPEVGLVQARWSFVNKDENLLTRLQNINLCFHFEVEQQANGVFLNFFGFNGTAGVWRIKALEDSGGWLERTTVEDMDIAVRAHLHGWKFIFLNDVRVLCELPESYEAYKKQQHRWHSGPMQLFRLCIPAILTSKISACKKANLIFLFFLLRKLILPFYSFTLFCIILPLTMFIPEAQLPAWVICYVPIIMSILNILPAPKSFPFIIPYLLFENTMSVTKFNAMVSGLFQLGCAYEWVVTKKTGRASESELLSLAEKETKASQEEKIQRKLSESGIEMLEKYNEQKDQKSVPAPKKNRIYRKELALAFLLLTAATRSLLSAHGVHFYYLLFQGLSFLVMGLDLIGEQVS, encoded by the exons ATGGCGCCTAGTTCTTTGGTGGTCACGCTTGAGAAGCCTGAAAACATCTCCTTAATAGAGCTGAACGACGCAGCTGCTGTATCTATATTCAAGGAGAAGCAGAAGGCCGCGAGCCCGAAGCAGTTCACTTGGGTTCTTTACCTGAAAGCGAACAGAGTTTTGGCTTGTATTCCATGGTTAGCCGTGGGTTTGTGTTCTGTTTTCTGGTCAGTCAAGAGGCGCATTGCTTCATCGGATCCGAACGAAGAGGACCCGAGACACAGGGGAAGAAGGCTGTACAGATTTATAAAAGTGTTTCTCGCGATTTCGGTGGCGGCCCTTTTGGTTGAAAGCTTTGCTTATTTCAATAAATGGGATTTGAGGAAGGTGAATCCGTTGGAGGTACAGAATCTGGTGCAGTTGTGTTTCGTGGCTTGGCTGAGAATCAGAGCAGATTATGTTGCCCCATTGGTTGTTACGGTTTCCAAGTTTTGCATAGTTTTGTTCATCATTCAATCCGTGGATCGAATCGTTCAATGTTTGGGCTGTTTCTGGATTAAGTACAAGAATTTGAAACCTGTGTTAGAAGGCGAGCCTTTCGACATTGAAGATGGGGCAAGTTTCCCTATGGTTCTTGTTCAGATTCCTATGTGCAACGAAAAAGAG GTGTTTGATCAGTCGATTGCCGCTGCTTGCCAGTTAGATTGGCCGAAGGATCGATTTCTTGTTCAAGTGTTGGATGATTCAGATGATGAACTTTTACAGCATCTGATCAGGCAAGAAGTATCGTCTTGGAAGGAGAAAGGAGTGAACATAGTTTACAGGCACCGATTTGTTCGGACAGGTTATAAAGCCGGCAACCTTAAATCCGCCATGGCTTGTGAATATGTGAAGAACTACGAGTTTGTTACGATATTTGATGCGGACTTTCAACCCAACCCTGATTTCCTCAAACTGACCATTCCTCATTTCAAG GGGAAACCTGAGGTAGGCCTTGTCCAGGCTCGCTGGTCATTTGTGAACAAAGATGAAAACTTGCTCACAAGGCTGCAGAACATCAATTTATGCTTCCACTTCGAGGTAGAACAGCAGGCAAACGGCGTTTTTCTCAACTTCTTTGGATTCAATGGGACTGCCGGCGTTTGGAGGATCAAGGCCCTGGAGGATTCGGGCGGATGGCTCGAAAGAACGACGGTGGAGGACATGGATATAGCCGTTCGAGCTCACTTACACGGATGGAAATTCATCTTCCTCAATGATGTAAGAGTGCTTTGCGAGTTACCCGAATCATACGAAGCGTACAAGAAGCAGCAGCACCGGTGGCATTCTGGCCCAATGCAGCTCTTCAGATTATGCATTCCCGCAATCTTAACTTCAAAG ATATCGGCATGTAAGAAAGCCAACTTGATATTCCTGTTCTTTCTCCTAAGAAAACTGATACTTCCTTTCTACTCATTCACACTATTCTGCATCATACTTCCATTAACAATGTTCATACCAGAAGCCCAGTTACCGGCCTGGGTTATCTGCTACGTCCCCATCATCATGTCGATTCTCAACATCCTACCTGCCCCGAAATCTTTCCCCTTTATAATCCCATATCTGCTCTTCGAAAACACAATGTCCGTCACAAAATTCAACGCAATGGTATCCGGGCTATTTCAACTAGGATGCGCATACGAATGGGTGGTGACAAAGAAAACTGGGAGGGCATCAGAATCAGAGTTGCTCTCCCTGGCCGAAAAGGAGACGAAGGCTTCACAAGAAGAGAAGATTCAGAGGAAACTTTCTGAATCCGGGATCGAAATGCTGGAGAAATATAACGAGCAGAAGGATCAAAAGAGCGTCCCTGCCCCCAAAAAGAACAGAATTTACAGGAAAGAACTCGCACTCGCGTTTCTTCTGCTCACCGCCGCCACAAGAAGCCTGTTATCAGCTCACGGGGTTCATTTCTACTACTTGCTGTTCCAGGGGCTGTCGTTTCTTGTCATGGGCTTGGATTTAATTGGGGAGCAAGTGAGCTGA